Genomic DNA from Chlorocebus sabaeus isolate Y175 chromosome 6, mChlSab1.0.hap1, whole genome shotgun sequence:
aaaaggaaagaaggtctcttggcagttgagatagagaaaagcatctgtctcctgcccgtccctgggcaatggaacatctcggtgtaaaacccgattgtatgttctatttactgagaatgGAGAAAACctccttagggctgaaggtgggaagtgctagcggcaatgctgctcttatgcactaaaaaggtttatggagatgtttgcatatgcatatcaaggcacagcacttttccttaaacttacaCGTCACAGaaatctttattcatatgtctcaCTGCTGACCTCCCTatatgatcctattatcctgccacttccccttttctcagatggtaaagataatgatcaataaatacgaGGGAACTCAGAGACGCCCCGGCGCAGGTCCTCTGGATgctgagcgccagtcccctgggcccactttttccttctctatactttgtctctgtgtcttatttcttttctcaagtctctcgttccacctaacgagaaacgcccacaggtgtggaggggcaggctaCCCCTTCAGCCAGCTCAGTGTAAAGTGCTTTCCaggtattagctcatttaatccaactctgtgagataagtgtcattttaaaatgaagcacaggctgggcatggtggttcacacctgtaatcccaacactttggaaggctgagatgggaggatcacttgagcccaggagttcgagaccaatctgggcaacagacacctcatctgtttttttaaaaaactaaaaattggctaggcgcggtggctcaagcctgtaatcccagcactttgggaggccgagatgggcggatcacgaggtcaggagataagaccatcctggctaacacggtgaaaccccgtctctactaaaaaatacaaaatattagccgggcgtggtggcgggcgcctgtagtcccagctactcgggaggctgagggaggagaatggcgtgaacccgggagtcggagcttgcagtgagctgagagctggtcactgcactccagcctgggccacagagcgagactccgtctcaaaaaaaaaaaaaaaaaaaaaaacaaactaaaaattaagaaaaggaaaagaaaaaataaatgaggcagagaagggaggggccatgccccaggtcacacagcaagaaagtGAAGAAATGAGGATTGGAATCCAAGCTGTTACCCTCCTCAATAATGGCCTCTGTGTACTGATATCAcctctgcccagccccagcctcctacTGACATCTATGCTCCATCCTCTCCAGTTCCAAGCCTAACAGGCTACTAGAGGGAGGCTCTGCACTCTCTACTTCCTGCCCCTAGAGTCTACAGGTAGGTCCCCACATCTGTCCTGAAACTTGACTCCATGTTCCCCACCCACAGGGAATCTAGACACAATGACTACACTATCATCGCTCAGTTACCACCACCCTCAGGTGTCCACACCCACAGCGTCCTGCACTCCCTGGCtgccttttgttgtttttttttttgagacagagtcccactgtgttgcccaggctggagtgcagtggcacaatcttggctcactgcaacctctacctcccaggttcaagtgattctcctgcctcagcctcctgagtagctgggactacaggcgtgcaccaccacacccagctaatttttttgtatttttagtagagacggggtttcactatcttggccaggctggcctcaaactcctgacatcaggtgatctgcccgccttggcctcccaaagtgctgggattacaggagtgagccacgatgtccggcctttttttttttttttgaaacaatgtctctgtggcccaggctggagtccagtggcaagatcatagctcactgcagcctcaccctcccgggctcaggtgatcctcccacctcagcctcccaagcaactgagaccacaggcatgtgccaccacgcccggctatttttattttattttattttttttgtagagatggggtcctactatgttgcctgggctggtctcaaacaatcctcccgacTATCAGCCTTCTTGCTGGTAGATCtagtgtctattttttttttttttttttttgtagagatgaggtcctactatgttgcctgggctggtctcaaacgatcctcctgacTATCAGCCTTCTTGCTGGTAGATCCAGTGGCTATTTCCTGGCCCCTCTTATGTGACTTTTGGCCTCATCTCCCCTTTCTGTCCACTTTCTCCACCTCCCTGCTATCTCACATACCTGCTTCTTTTCCTCTGTCACTCTTCATGCATTGTCCTGGCCAtgggatctttttcttttttttcttttttgagatggagtctcgctcttgtcacccaggctggaggctggagtgcaatggcatgatctctgctcactgcaacctctgcttcctgggttccaagcaattctccctccctaagcttcctgagtagctgggattacaggcatgcccccacgcccggctaattttggtgttcttagtagatatggggtttcaccatgttggccaggctggtcttgaactcctgacctcaggtgatactcctgcctcggcctcccaaagtgctgggattataggcatgagccactgcgcccggcctggaggccgagggatctttttttttttttttgagacggagtctcgctctgtcgcccaggctggagtgcagtggtgcaatctcagctcactgcaaactccacctcccaagttcacgccattctcctgcctcagcctccccagtagctaggactacagttgcccaccaccacacccggctaatttttttgtatttttagtagagacggggtttcactgtgttagccaggatggtcttgaactcctgacctcatgatccgcccacctcggcctcccaaagtgctgggattataggcatgagccaccgtgcccggtaaGGCCAAGGGATCTTTCTAAAGCCAAATCTGACCCTGtccttccctctgcctagaacctGCCATGGCTCCCCAATGTCCCTGGTAGAGTCCGAGCACCTCCAAATTTTGCACCCACAATCCTGCATGACCTAATCATGCCCACTGCTCCTAACTTCTCTTACTTAGCTCAGATCTCAGACAGATCCAAGTTCAAATTCCGGCTTTGCAACTTCCTAGCTGGGTGACTATGAGCAAGAAATTTTGCCTCCTTGAACCCTAAGTTCTTCCTCCGTAAAATAAGGACAGTAATTCCTACTTCTCAGCCATGTCTTCAGCATTCAGTACACTAACACTCAGAAGGCCacatgcaatggctcatgcctataataccaaggctttgggaggctgaggtgggaggactgctggagctcaggagttcaagacaagcctgggcaacatagcaagaccctgtctctacaaaaaattagccaggcatggcggtgtgtgcctgtactcccaggtattcggtaagctgaggcaggaggcctgctggagcctaggagttgaggctgcagtgagctgtgatggtgccactgcactccagcctgggcaacaagagcaagactttgtcaaaaaggaaaaaaaaaagaaagaagagagaaaggaaaggaaaggagaggagaggagagaaaggaagagaaaagaagaggaaggcaggaaggcaggcaggcagaaagaaaagaaaacacaagagaaaagaaaagagaaaagaaagaaaagaaagcaaactaaAAGTACCAGAAGCCCcatcttctttccccttttggcctttgcacaggctgttccCTCCGCCTGCAACAGTATTCCCTACCTTCTTACTAATCATCCCTCAGGTCCCAATGTTCCCTCTCCAGTGAGCCCTCCCTGACCCCTTGGGCTGCATCAGGTGCCTCCTGGATTGGATTTGCCCTCTAGGCTTCCCCAAGCACAATCTGAGCACACTCTGCTCACTCTTTCCCTCACCAGAGCCCTAGACCCTCAGCCTGTGCTGCCCCCATCACAACTCATCACTCTGCCCTGAGCTTCCCCTCTCAGCCATCACCAGTCTGAACTGTCACCGTCTTGGGGACTCGTCTCTCCTCCACTAGACTGTGcgctccatgagggcagaaacTGGGGCTGATTCAGTCACCCCTGTGCCCCTTGCATCGCCCACCTCGAAGTCAGGATTAGAGGAGACTTTGACCCATAGAGGTCATAGGAATCCCCACCCAGGAAGACAGCTGGGGCGTCACTCACGGAACATGGCGTCCAGCCTGACCAAGCAGCTGATGAAGTTGTCAAAATCCATGTTCCCACTTTCATCTGAGTAGCGTCGGATGATCATGTTATAGAGATGCTCATTCAGGTGGAACCCTGAGATGGATTTAGTCCTTCAGGTGTGGGGGCCACATGGCCCAACCCACTCCCATGCCCAGGAGTCAGGCCCAAACCAGCTGAGTAAAGGTTTTCTCACCCAtcccactcccagccccaccATGTCCCTGCCAGCCATACCTGCCGCCTCAAAGGCCCCTGGGAGTTCGCTACTGCAAATTGTCCCTGATCGGTCAGTGTCAAACTGTTTGTATATGGCCTGTGGGGACAGAGAGATCGGGTCCAAGTGAGCATTGTGGAGCATGGTATCTCCGTGGCTTGGGGGTCTGGGTGCCAAGGATTTCAGAGATTGCTACACACCTGCCACCTTTTGATGTTGTTCCACAAGTACTTGAATTCCTCAAAGCCCAGCTTGCCTGTGGTATCGCTCTGGTGGGAGGGTGTTAAGAAGAGTGACAGCTACACCCAGATGCACGCATCACATGCACTGTGGACACGATGGTGATACAGCAAGCAGGGGAGCCAGAGCTGAAACTCCAGCTCCCGCTTGGTCCTAGTCGTATCACCTggtgtgcagttttatttttcattttatccatACATATCGTCacttatatttctaaataaggatTCTCTTTAAACATAACTAGGCCGGGCTCatatgtggtggctcatgcctgtaatcccagcactttgggaagccaaggtgggtggatcacaaggtcaggagattgagaccatcctggctaacacagtgaaaccccgtctctactaaaaatacaaaaaattagccgggtgaggtggcgggcgcctgtagtcccagctactcgggaggctgaggcaggagaatggcatgagctcaggaggcagagcttgcagtgagctgagatcacgccactgcactccaacctgggtgacagaaggaacATAACCATGAGGAATTATATTCAACTACTCTAAAGTACACATTCCTTGCCTGAAGAGTTGTTAATTGCTCATTCAGAAAATTCTtgataggccaggcgtggtggctcctgcctgtaatcccagcactttgggaggccgaagcaggtggttcacttgaggtcaggagttcaagaccagcctggccaacatgatgaaatcctgtctctactaaaaatacaaaaattggccaggtgtagtggcacacacctgtaatcccagctatttgggaggccgagggaggagaattgctcaaacgtaggaggcggagcttgcagtgagctgagatggtaccactgcacttcagcctgggaaacagagcaagactctgtctcaaaaaaaaaaaaaaagaaagaaaagaaaattatgggccgggcgcagtggctcaagcctgtaatcccagcactttgggaggccgagacgggcggatcacgaggtcaggagatcgagaccatcctggctaacacggtgaaaccccgtctctactgaaaaaatacaaaaaactagccaggcgaggtggcgggcgcctgtagtcccagctactcgggagcctgaggcaggagaatggcgtaaacccgggaggcagagcttgcagtgagctgagatccggccactgcactccagcctgggcgacagagccagactccgtctcaaaaaaaaaaaaaaaaaaaaaaaattatggacaGTAACTCAATTTCATAAATGTTAGGACATGTGAAAAACAAgtgtgtggccaggcatggtggctcatgcctataatcccagcactttgggaagccaaggcaggtggattgttgaGCTCAGGAACATCACTTTCTCACTAAATCTTCGGGACACCAGTTCTACCAGGACTATTTCTAGAGAAAGAAACATATTCAAAGCTGAAAACTCTACCCAATATCATAGTTAAGAGCTAATGTGTACAGACCACATACTATGCGTTATGCACAATGCTAAACCTTTTGTATGTAGCTCCAATTCAGTATCACCATTATCActcacccattttacagacagagaaactgaggcacagagaggttcaatAACCTGGTTAAGAGGTAAAGTTGGGATTGCTTCGCTCTATGCAATATGTCTGTGATTACatgacatgtatatatgtgtgtgtctgtactgCCCTATGTGTTAAATGTGCATAAGGGCAGGCgcagtgtctcaagcctgtaatcccaacactttgggaggccaaggcgggaggattgcttgaggtcaggagtttgagacttgccAGGTCAATATAGTGAAAGTTTGTCTccttataaactattttttaaaacaaaaataaataaaaatatgcatgcaTCAAAGGTCAGCTGATGGCTGGCCCATATACAGATATATGTGTGTTCCTGAGCACACTGCCTCATACACTTTCACGCATGTGGGTGTGCTCttaggtgtttgtgtgtgtacatgtgcatgtggcTGTTATAAATTTAGGTTCCCAAGCCCAAAAGACCTGAGTCCACAGACTGGAGTGATGAAacctctgctcgctgcaacctccacctcccgggtttaagctattctcctgcctcagcctcccaagtagctgagactatagctgcacaccaccacgcctggctaatttttgtattttttaatagagttggggtttcaccatgttggccaggctggtctcgaactcctgacctcaggtgatctgcccacctcggcctcccaaagtgttgggattacaggcatgagccaccacgcctgacctttATCTATAACTTGAGACAAATGACTGCTTCTTtcaggaaactgagcctcagtttcctcatctgtaaaatggagtatAATAATTGTGCCTGTCCAACAGGGTGGTTGTGAAGGTTCGGTCACTTTATATAATTAAAGTGCCAGCTGTAACAGCTGGCATTGTTATGATTTACTACCACATGTCTGTAGGTGAGTGTGCTCTGATGAATGcatttccacatctgtggatATGAAGGCTACACACTGGCTTTCCAAACATACTCTCAAAAAACTCCCTGTGCACCCAGGGCCTCTCCCACACTGCTCCCAAGGATACATCCATCACGGCCACCATGCTGCGACACGTGTCAATGCCAAAACCATCAGTCTTCAGATCAGGGTCTGTGGGCAACAGGTTGAAAGTCAGAGGCCAGAGGTCAAAGCCACTCAGGCCCCTCTGCCTCTAAACCTACCCTATTCCTTGAGCCCGGTCACTTACGTCGTGTCACAACCTTATTGAGAATGTTCATGAGTTCTGTGGCGCTGACCTCCATGTCCTGCAGGCGGAAGTTAGGGGCAGGTCAGGCGTGACTGAAGGGTCTGAGAATGTCATGGAGAATGGGAACACTGGGATTGTCACGGTCAAGGGTGTGTGTGCAAGGGCAGCCACAAGGGAAGGGATGGAAGGGTTAGGACGGGGTCAGGGAACCCCAGGTTACTTACATCTCCAGCCAGCTGGGCAAAGAGTCTCCGGAACTGCCGGACCTCCTCACTCTCGTTGGCCTCAATGTTGGAGTAATGTGTGCGTGGGGGCTGCAGAGGTAGGAGAGCTCAGAGCAGGGGGAGGGGAACCCGGCCAGGACGGCTCCCCACACCAAGGCACCCTGGGTGGGAAAGTCAGAGTGGGCTGGGCAGCTtgataagaaaaagaatgagaggtGGTAGTGAATGGGTGCGCGTATGTGGGGCATGGCTAAGACCCATGGCGAAGCTGCGTACATGGCACGGGAGGAACTGGCAGAGGAATTTCACAAGAAGGGGAGGAAGGTGGGACTTCTCTACAGGAACAGGAATGGGACCTCGAAAAGGCCTTGGCAGGAGAAGGGGGTCTGGTTGCAGAGTGGGCTTACCGGGGGCTCCGGGTTGTATTGCGCAGCCGCCTCGCTGCGAAGAGATAAGGGGGAGGGGTTAGTGTCGGGGGCGGAGCCTCCAACGGGCAGCACTACAGAACCATCAGCCCCAACGCT
This window encodes:
- the CAPNS1 gene encoding calpain small subunit 1 gives rise to the protein MFLVNSFLKGGGGGGGGGGGLGGGLGNVLGGLISGAGGGGGGGGGGGGGGGGGGTAMRILGGVISAISEAAAQYNPEPPPPRTHYSNIEANESEEVRQFRRLFAQLAGDDMEVSATELMNILNKVVTRHPDLKTDGFGIDTCRSMVAVMDSDTTGKLGFEEFKYLWNNIKRWQAIYKQFDTDRSGTICSSELPGAFEAAGFHLNEHLYNMIIRRYSDESGNMDFDNFISCLVRLDAMFRAFKSLDKDGTGQIQVNIQEWLQLTMYS